In one Solanum dulcamara chromosome 1, daSolDulc1.2, whole genome shotgun sequence genomic region, the following are encoded:
- the LOC129885474 gene encoding probable LRR receptor-like serine/threonine-protein kinase At3g47570, giving the protein MKSLNVFLCLMFSCLLCVLSVAASSRLAGNETDRLALLSIKAQITYDPFGVINSWNDSFHHCSWQGVTCSSRHERVTVLDLSSKQVVGTLIPQIGNMSFLRELILQNNTFNSEIPHEIGRLFRLKNLVLKDNSFTGEMPVELSNCSRLMYLDLDGNSLTGKIPVEIGLSLRNLQVLFLRSNNLTGELPYSLGNLSSLVALAAVENRLEGSIPYSLGQLTNLSYISLGGNMLSGSIPLPIFNLSSLYHLAAPVNQLKGSLPTNIGSTLPSLRIVFLFSNLLSGLLPSSISNLTNLEIFSLSRNQLSGKIPSLENLRNLQGLAMHFNNLGTGREDDMDFFSSLVNITSFKELSLSVNNIAGQLPKNIGNLSTNFRSIGFARNKLFGRIPDGFVDLINMEVVSLEYNQLTEEIPVSLGKLQKLKYFYVNGNKLSGEIPSSIGNITSLYGLNLAQNNLKGTIPSVLGNCQLLQMLYLSQNRLNGTIPKGVLSISSLAIQLDLSGNQLSGSLPLEVGSLVNLGYLDISENKLSGKLPSTLSSCIKLENLHIQGNMFEGVIPSSLSSLRGMEYLDFSRNNFSGLIPKYFETFISLKSLNLSFNNFEGEVPQEGVFSNASAAIISGNRNLCGGSSTLKLPQCKFPTSKKGRLSSTLKIIISVASGFFGVTLVLVLLILCFSKRKRSPSSDSADDSFLKISYGELLKATDGFSSDNLIGKGGFGSVYKGIIGPDEKTVAIKVLDLLHRGALKSFIAECEVLKNLRHRNLVKSLSESKHRNGYCFRARLSSSWKPNTNCSL; this is encoded by the exons ATGAAGTCTCTTAATGTTTTCCTTTGTCTTATGTTTTCTTGCTTATTATGTGTTCTTTCTGTAGCTGCATCTTCCAGGCTTGCTGGAAATGAAACGGATCGCTTAGCCCTCCTCAGCATCAAAGCACAAATAACATATGATCCTTTTGGTGTTATCAATTCTTGGAATGATTCCTTTCATCATTGTAGTTGGCAAGGCGTTACATGTAGTTCCCGACATGAAAGGGTGACTGTGCTGGATTTAAGCTCCAAGCAGGTTGTAGGAACATTAATTCCTCAGATAGGAAATATGAGTTTTCTTAGagaattaattcttcaaaataatACCTTCAACAGTGAGATACCACATGAAATCGGAAGGCTATTCAGGTTGAAGAACTTAGTGCTTAAGGACAACTCATTTACTGGTGAAATGCCAGTGGAACTATCAAATTGCTCTAGGCTCATGTATCTTGATTTGGATGGTAATTCACTGACCGGGAAAATCCCCGTGGAGATTGGTTTGTCTTTGAGAAACCTTCAGGTACTTTTTCTTAGATCAAACAATTTAACAGGTGAGCTACCATATTCTTTGGGTAATCTTTCATCCCTTGTGGCCTTAGCAGCAGTAGAGAATAGATTAGAAGGAAGTATACCGTACTCGTTAGGCCAATTGACTAACTTGAGCTATATATCTCTTGGTGGTAACATGCTTTCTGGTTCAATTCCCCTTCCAATCTTTAACTTATCCTCTCTTTATCATCTTGCTGCACCAGTTAACCAACTTAAAGGAAGTCTTCCAACTAATATTGGATCCACTCTTCCTAGTCTTCGCATAGTTTTTCTATTCTCAAACTTATTGAGTGGGTTGCTTCCAAGTTCCATTTCTAACTTAACAAATCTTGAAATTTTCTCACTATCAAGAAACCAGTTGTCCGGGAAAATCCCTTCTCTGGAAAATCTCCGTAATCTTCAGGGACTAGCTATGCATTTCAATAATCTTGGAACCGGGAGAGAAGATGACATGgatttcttttcttccttggTTAACATTACAAGTTTTAAAGAACTGAGTTTGAGTGTGAATAATATAGCAGGCCAGTTGCCTAAGAATATTGGCAACTTGTCAACCAATTTCCGGTCTATTGGTTTTGCTAGGAACAAACTATTCGGACGAATACCTGATGGATTTGTGGATCTCATCAACATGGAAGTGGTAAGTTTGGAGTATAACCAATTGACTGAAGAAATTCCTGTCAGTCTTGGCAAACTTCAAAAGCTCAAGTATTTCTACGTTAACGGAAATAAACTTTCAGGGGAAATCCCTTCCTCCATTGGAAACATAACATCCTTGTATGGACTTAATCTAGCTCAAAACAACTTAAAAGGGACTATTCCTTCAGTTCTTGGAAATTGTCAGTTGTTGCAAATGTTGTATCTTTCTCAAAACAGACTCAATGGAACGATACCAAAAGGGGTTCTTAGTATCTCATCCTTAGCGATCCAGCTAGACCTGTCTGGAAACCAGTTAAGTGGATCACTTCCCCTTGAAGTAGGAAGTTTAGTCAATCTCGGGTATCTTGATATCTCGGAGAACAAGTTATCTGGAAAACTTCCAAGTACGTTAAGTAGTTGCATCAAGTTGGAAAACCTCCATATTCAGGGAAACATGTTTGAAGGTGTGATCCCATCATCTTTAAGCTCTTTGAGAGGGATGGAGTATTTGGACTTCTCGCGTAATAATTTCTCTGGTCTTATTCCAAAGTACTTTGAAACTTTCATATCATTGAAAAGCTTAAACCTGTCATTTAACAATTTTGAGGGTGAAGTACCTCAAGAAGGAGTTTTCAGTAATGCAAGTGCAGCAATAATCAGTGGAAACAGAAATCTTTGTGGAGGTTCTTCCACGCTAAAACTACCACAATGTAAGTTTCCAACGTCAAAGAAGGGAAGATTGTCATCAACCTTGAAGATAATTATTTCTGTTGCTAGTGGATTTTTTGGAGTAACACTTGTTCTGGTACTCCTAATTTTGTGTTTCTCAAAGAGGAAACGTAGCCCTTCATCCGATTCAGCGGATGATTCGTTCTTGAAAATCTCCTACGGGGAACTTCTGAAAGCAACCGATGGATTCTCCTCAGATAATTTAATTGGTAAGGGTGGTTTTGGTTCTGTATACAAGGGAATTATTGGTCCAGATGAAAAAACTGTCGCGATCAAAGTACTCGATTTGCTGCATAGAGGAGCTTTGAAGAGCTTCATTGCAGAATGTGAAGTCTTAAAGAACCTCAGACATAGAAATCTTGTCAA ATCTTTATCAGAGAGTAAACATCGCAATGGATATTGCTTTCGCGCTAGATTATCTTCATCATGGAAGCCAAACACCAATTGTTCATTGTGA